In a single window of the Candidatus Celerinatantimonas neptuna genome:
- the ybhA gene encoding Pyridoxal phosphate phosphatase YbhA has product MNYKVVAFDLDGTLLNSKRQITPESIAAINRLREQGIKVVLVTGRHHVAVRAYYHQLQLDTPVICCNGTYLYDFQKDRVVDGAPLTQSQARQVLEIMDDDAINMLMYTTDAMNYQHLDDHLRELSDWANQLEPELRPVLREVQLNHLVDNGDVIWKFVACGEEPAYIQKMVSRLEQQIDLSCEWSWHNRVDISAVGNTKGNRLSQLLDDWQVSPEHVMAFGDNGNDISLIRLAGFGVAMGNAVDELKQAADRVTLSNDHNGISHALSEFFPD; this is encoded by the coding sequence ATGAATTATAAAGTTGTTGCATTTGATTTAGATGGAACATTGCTTAATTCGAAGCGACAGATTACCCCAGAGTCGATTGCTGCAATTAACCGGCTCCGTGAGCAAGGCATTAAAGTTGTCTTAGTTACCGGGCGCCACCATGTTGCAGTAAGGGCTTATTATCACCAATTGCAATTGGATACACCGGTGATTTGCTGTAACGGAACCTATCTTTATGACTTTCAGAAAGACCGGGTGGTTGATGGTGCCCCTTTAACTCAATCTCAAGCCAGACAGGTTTTGGAAATCATGGACGATGACGCAATTAATATGCTCATGTATACGACTGATGCCATGAACTATCAACATCTGGATGACCATTTACGTGAATTATCAGACTGGGCAAATCAACTTGAGCCGGAGCTTAGGCCTGTGCTTCGTGAAGTTCAGCTTAACCATTTAGTGGATAATGGTGATGTGATTTGGAAGTTCGTCGCTTGTGGTGAAGAGCCTGCTTATATTCAAAAAATGGTGTCTCGTCTAGAGCAACAGATAGATTTGAGTTGTGAATGGTCATGGCATAACCGGGTGGATATTTCTGCGGTAGGAAATACGAAAGGAAATCGCCTGAGTCAGTTGCTGGATGATTGGCAAGTTTCTCCTGAACACGTGATGGCTTTTGGTGATAATGGTAATGATATAAGTTTAATCCGACTTGCCGGTTTTGGCGTCGCGATGGGAAATGCTGTTGATGAGTTAAAGCAAGCGGCTGACAGGGTTACGTTAAGTAATGATCACAATGGCATTAGCCATGCTCTTAGCGAATTTTTCCCTGATTAA
- the secF gene encoding Protein translocase subunit SecF, with amino-acid sequence MISLFKPKGVIDFMGHNQLSMIISIVLTIASVGLLFTKGLNFGLDFTGGTLVEVQFHKDVPLRDVRSILAKNGHKHVVTQEFGARNDVLLRMRPSAHANAELVGTQIMSILKKLDKQVVMRRIEFVGPSVGNDLAEQGGLAILAALGCILVYVAFRFEWRFAVGAVLALGHDTLLTLGLFSLLQIQFNLTVVAGLLTLIGYSLNDTIVVSDRIRENFRKMRKGTPKEIINASITQVFSRTIITSFTTAMVLVVLFFLGGSTVHSFSTAMLFGIVVGTHSSIYVASSLALWLGVKKEDFMPKVIEKEGADQKPLL; translated from the coding sequence GTGATTTCACTATTTAAACCGAAAGGTGTGATTGATTTCATGGGACACAATCAGTTGTCCATGATTATCAGTATCGTTTTAACAATTGCTTCTGTCGGATTGCTGTTTACGAAGGGACTCAATTTCGGTCTTGATTTTACCGGGGGGACTCTGGTTGAAGTTCAATTCCATAAAGATGTTCCTTTGCGTGATGTCCGTAGCATTCTCGCTAAGAATGGCCATAAGCATGTTGTGACTCAGGAATTCGGTGCCCGTAATGATGTGTTATTGCGGATGCGACCAAGTGCTCATGCTAATGCAGAGCTTGTTGGTACTCAGATTATGAGTATCTTGAAAAAGCTTGATAAACAGGTTGTTATGCGCCGGATCGAGTTCGTCGGACCAAGTGTTGGCAATGATTTGGCTGAGCAGGGAGGTTTGGCTATTCTGGCTGCGCTTGGGTGTATCCTTGTTTATGTGGCATTCAGGTTCGAATGGCGTTTTGCGGTGGGAGCTGTTCTTGCTTTGGGTCATGATACGCTTTTGACCCTTGGGCTATTCTCCTTATTGCAAATTCAGTTTAATTTGACAGTTGTGGCGGGCCTTTTAACTCTGATCGGGTATTCGTTGAACGATACGATAGTGGTTTCGGACCGTATCCGTGAGAATTTCCGTAAAATGCGTAAAGGGACACCAAAAGAGATTATTAATGCATCGATTACTCAGGTATTTAGTCGAACTATTATTACCTCTTTTACCACTGCAATGGTGTTGGTTGTTCTGTTCTTCTTAGGGGGTAGTACGGTCCATAGTTTTTCAACAGCAATGTTGTTCGGGATCGTCGTTGGTACTCACTCATCAATTTATGTGGCAAGTTCTTTAGCATTGTGGCTCGGTGTTAAAAAAGAAGATTTCATGCCTAAGGTTATTGAGAAAGAAGGGGCTGACCAAAAACCTTTGTTGTAA
- the tesA gene encoding Thioesterase 1/protease 1/lysophospholipase L1, protein MRVEQSWPELLKEKLPHIDIINASSSGETSSGGARRLSILLEQYHPQWCLLELGGNDGLQGLPTNLLRQQLTKMITQAKKAKCNVILTEIKLPPNYGNRYTTTFNQVYHHLAHQFKIPLMPFFVEAIYKRQGMMQNDGIHPSAKAQPIIAMHVARFIKQLIKNKTGK, encoded by the coding sequence ATGAGGGTCGAACAATCCTGGCCGGAACTGCTCAAAGAAAAACTTCCCCACATAGACATCATCAACGCCAGCAGTAGTGGAGAAACGAGCAGTGGTGGTGCAAGACGGCTATCCATCTTATTAGAGCAGTATCATCCACAATGGTGCCTACTTGAATTAGGAGGCAATGATGGTCTACAGGGCCTGCCAACAAATTTACTCCGACAACAACTCACCAAAATGATCACGCAAGCTAAAAAAGCCAAATGCAATGTGATTCTGACTGAAATTAAACTTCCGCCTAATTATGGGAACCGCTACACAACCACATTTAATCAAGTGTATCACCACCTGGCCCATCAATTTAAAATCCCATTAATGCCATTCTTTGTCGAAGCGATTTACAAACGTCAGGGAATGATGCAAAACGATGGCATTCACCCCAGTGCTAAAGCTCAACCTATTATAGCCATGCATGTTGCCCGATTTATCAAACAGCTTATTAAAAATAAAACAGGAAAATAG
- the lolD_2 gene encoding Lipoprotein-releasing system ATP-binding protein LolD has translation MNENIILRIENLSKSMTDGDGTLIQLYQQVNMQLLEGQSIALIGPSGSGKSTLLAMVAGLEPVSEGEIWLFQQPISQLDDESLSRLRADYLGFVFQSFMLIPGFTAAENLQMARYIQGQSLTFSQARDVLAHVGLADKAGQDVACLSGGEQQRVALARAIVCQPRLLIADEPTGNLDPVTGQRISDLMFELNRDRQISLLLATHDEQLAKRCQNRYEIRQGGLYEC, from the coding sequence ATGAATGAAAATATCATTCTACGCATTGAAAACCTCTCCAAGTCGATGACTGATGGTGACGGCACTTTGATTCAATTATATCAACAAGTTAATATGCAGTTGCTAGAAGGTCAATCAATTGCTCTTATTGGGCCTTCAGGAAGTGGTAAATCAACATTACTCGCTATGGTTGCTGGCTTAGAGCCCGTCAGCGAAGGTGAAATTTGGCTTTTCCAACAACCAATTAGTCAACTTGATGATGAATCTCTCTCCAGGCTACGGGCTGATTATCTTGGATTCGTGTTTCAGTCATTTATGCTTATCCCCGGGTTTACAGCAGCCGAAAATTTACAGATGGCTCGCTATATTCAGGGGCAGTCTCTAACTTTTTCTCAGGCCCGGGATGTCTTAGCTCATGTTGGCTTAGCCGATAAAGCAGGACAGGATGTTGCTTGTCTGTCGGGCGGTGAGCAACAGCGGGTTGCTTTGGCTCGGGCGATCGTGTGTCAGCCTCGTCTTCTGATTGCTGATGAACCGACAGGAAATTTAGATCCTGTTACCGGGCAGCGTATTAGTGATTTAATGTTTGAATTGAATAGAGACAGGCAAATTAGCTTACTTCTGGCAACTCATGATGAGCAACTGGCAAAGCGCTGTCAGAATCGTTATGAAATTCGCCAGGGAGGGCTCTATGAATGCTAA
- the folM gene encoding Dihydromonapterin reductase, with product MKYAFITGIGHRLGFYLANQLIDRGYQVIGQYRTQRDSIQQLQEKGVKLYQSDFTQFDSLCELAKELQNLEQLDLLVHNASAFYSSSDDIRQQAKDMADFAAVHMQAPLVLTEALKSALKSSDNGCMVALTDIYIHHPNPNLHAYCATKAGLDNLMQSYALRLAPHVRVNCIEPGPILFLDHHDEDYRKDILSRTPLAREGGLEPIWQTLAMIIDNHYLTGARIAVDGGRSVTQL from the coding sequence ATGAAATATGCATTTATTACAGGAATTGGTCATCGGTTAGGCTTTTATTTAGCGAATCAGCTGATTGATCGGGGATATCAGGTTATAGGACAGTACCGTACACAAAGAGATTCAATTCAACAGCTTCAGGAAAAAGGGGTGAAGCTTTATCAGTCTGACTTTACTCAGTTTGATTCTTTATGTGAACTAGCCAAAGAGCTTCAAAATTTAGAGCAACTTGATTTATTAGTGCATAATGCGTCAGCTTTTTATTCCTCGAGTGATGATATTCGCCAGCAGGCAAAAGATATGGCAGATTTTGCTGCTGTTCATATGCAGGCTCCTCTGGTTTTAACTGAAGCTTTAAAGAGTGCTCTTAAATCATCGGATAATGGATGCATGGTTGCGTTAACCGATATCTATATTCATCATCCTAATCCTAACTTACATGCGTATTGTGCTACAAAAGCCGGGTTGGATAATTTAATGCAATCTTATGCACTTCGTTTAGCGCCTCATGTCCGGGTTAACTGTATTGAACCTGGTCCTATTCTATTTTTGGATCATCATGATGAAGATTATCGAAAAGATATATTAAGTCGGACCCCTCTGGCCCGGGAAGGTGGATTGGAGCCAATTTGGCAGACTCTGGCCATGATCATTGATAATCATTATTTAACCGGGGCCCGGATTGCGGTTGATGGTGGTCGTTCTGTGACCCAGTTGTAA
- the tgt gene encoding Queuine tRNA-ribosyltransferase, whose product MKYELLKTDGKARRGQMIFERGSVQTPAFMPVGTYGTVKGMTPEEVSATGAEILLGNTFHLWLRPGQAVMKKHGGLHGFMNWDGPILTDSGGFQVFSLGDIRKITEEGVHFRNPVSGEKIFLSPEKSMEIQHDLDSDIVMIFDECTPYPATESEAEQSMLMSLRWAARSRQRFDELNNQNALFGIIQGGVYEHLRDISLDGLLKIGFDGYAIGGLAVGEPKPLMHKMLDYITGKIPANKPRYLMGVGKPEDLVEGVRRGVDMFDCVMPTRNARNGHLFTADGVVKIRNARHRDDTAVLEACCDCYTCKNYTRAYLHHLDKCNEILGARLNTIHNLRYYQRLMAGLRVAIEQGKLDAFVEDFYTRLGRDVPALDDSTDFNNN is encoded by the coding sequence ATGAAGTATGAATTATTGAAGACGGATGGTAAAGCTCGTCGTGGCCAAATGATTTTTGAGCGCGGTTCGGTGCAGACCCCAGCGTTTATGCCTGTAGGAACCTACGGAACGGTTAAAGGGATGACGCCTGAAGAAGTGTCGGCAACCGGTGCTGAGATTCTGTTAGGGAACACTTTCCACTTGTGGCTACGCCCTGGTCAGGCTGTTATGAAGAAGCATGGCGGTTTACATGGGTTTATGAATTGGGATGGTCCTATTTTGACCGATTCAGGTGGATTTCAGGTGTTTAGTTTAGGTGATATCCGGAAAATCACCGAAGAGGGTGTCCATTTCAGAAACCCGGTCAGTGGTGAGAAAATTTTCCTGAGTCCTGAAAAATCAATGGAAATCCAACATGATTTGGACTCGGATATTGTGATGATCTTTGATGAGTGTACGCCATATCCAGCTACTGAATCTGAAGCTGAACAGTCAATGCTAATGTCGTTGCGTTGGGCTGCCCGGAGCAGGCAACGGTTTGATGAGCTCAATAATCAAAATGCATTATTTGGCATTATTCAGGGGGGTGTTTATGAGCATTTACGCGATATCTCTCTAGATGGTTTGCTAAAAATAGGATTTGACGGCTATGCTATTGGTGGTTTGGCCGTAGGTGAACCTAAGCCACTGATGCATAAGATGTTGGATTACATTACGGGCAAAATACCTGCAAATAAACCGCGTTATCTGATGGGGGTCGGTAAACCTGAAGATCTTGTTGAAGGGGTCCGTCGGGGTGTCGATATGTTTGATTGTGTGATGCCAACGCGTAATGCTCGTAATGGTCATTTGTTTACCGCTGATGGTGTCGTTAAAATCCGCAATGCCCGTCATCGCGATGATACGGCGGTACTTGAAGCATGTTGTGATTGTTATACCTGTAAAAATTACACCCGGGCATATCTTCACCATCTTGATAAATGTAATGAAATTTTAGGTGCTCGCTTGAATACCATTCATAACCTGCGATACTACCAGCGTTTGATGGCAGGTTTGCGAGTGGCTATCGAACAAGGTAAATTAGACGCCTTTGTTGAAGATTTTTATACCCGTTTAGGGAGGGATGTTCCCGCTCTGGATGATTCAACTGATTTTAACAATAACTAA
- the tqsA gene encoding AI-2 transport protein TqsA, translated as MSSESEKNVNTGSISRFLVGGAALVVLLAGLKAATPILLPFLLALFIAIIANPFVVQLTRWHIPRTLAVFVVLVFIVVVIIGIAGVVGSSVSSFKQSIPEYREQLLAHFYWLTKVAGYLDIHISKDMISSYLDPGVIFGVFANTLSGLSSMATDLFIILLTTVFMLLEADSLPRKLDSALHNPRFRLSQIDRFARAVNHYMEVKTVVSLITAVSITVALWFFHVDYVILWGLLAFLLNFIPNVGSLLAALPAVLLAIVQYGLSTALGVALTYVVVNVVVGNIIEPRLMGKGLGLSSLVVVLSLVFWGWLFGSVGMLLSVPLTMIVKIGLESSPHGHWFARLLSHPDELEH; from the coding sequence ATGAGTAGCGAATCAGAAAAAAATGTAAATACGGGGTCTATTTCGCGCTTTTTAGTGGGGGGAGCTGCATTAGTCGTCTTATTAGCTGGGCTAAAGGCTGCAACACCTATTTTATTACCTTTCCTTCTGGCTTTGTTTATCGCCATTATTGCGAATCCTTTTGTCGTACAGTTAACCCGTTGGCATATTCCAAGGACTCTGGCTGTATTTGTTGTGCTTGTTTTTATTGTCGTGGTTATTATTGGTATAGCCGGCGTAGTGGGTAGTTCTGTCAGCAGTTTTAAGCAGTCTATTCCCGAGTATAGGGAACAATTGTTAGCCCACTTTTACTGGCTGACAAAAGTTGCTGGATATTTAGATATTCATATATCCAAAGATATGATCAGTAGCTATTTAGATCCTGGCGTTATTTTTGGGGTATTTGCGAATACGCTAAGTGGGCTAAGTAGTATGGCAACCGATCTGTTTATTATTCTTTTGACGACTGTTTTTATGTTGCTTGAAGCTGATAGCTTACCTCGTAAACTTGATTCGGCGTTGCACAATCCTCGTTTTCGGTTGTCACAAATTGACCGTTTTGCCAGGGCGGTGAATCATTATATGGAGGTGAAAACGGTTGTCAGCCTGATTACGGCTGTATCGATTACGGTAGCACTTTGGTTCTTCCATGTCGATTATGTGATTTTGTGGGGATTGTTGGCTTTTTTACTGAACTTTATTCCGAATGTTGGTTCATTGCTGGCAGCATTGCCCGCTGTATTATTAGCGATAGTGCAATATGGCTTAAGTACGGCACTCGGGGTGGCTCTTACCTATGTCGTTGTGAATGTGGTTGTCGGTAATATTATTGAACCACGTTTAATGGGGAAAGGGCTTGGCCTGTCATCTTTAGTGGTTGTGCTTTCATTGGTTTTTTGGGGATGGCTATTCGGAAGTGTTGGGATGCTGTTGTCTGTTCCTTTAACCATGATCGTGAAAATTGGTTTGGAATCAAGCCCTCATGGCCATTGGTTTGCGCGATTACTGAGTCACCCCGATGAGTTGGAACATTGA
- a CDS encoding Epimerase family protein, with the protein MRILITGGSGFIGCNLIPHLLAHQHHVVVLSRNPLRTFKKLGHQIQVCQDLADFTNFDQFAAVINLAGEPIVSSRWSQAKKNKICQSRWLITQQLCDKILASHQPPHVFLSGSAVGFYGNQYDTILDEQTPPEEGDFANHVCSTWETLALKTQSRTRVCLLRTGLVLGKNGGMFKQLLPVFKAGIGGPLGNGHQYQPWIHIHDMVHAIEYILNNPQCHGPFNLTAPNPVTNNQFSKSFAGKLHRPCLFRMPSFLLKLILGEMSELLLGGQRAIPDKLNKHGFHFMFKHIDEALDDLLKK; encoded by the coding sequence ATGCGAATACTGATTACAGGGGGAAGTGGATTTATCGGCTGTAATCTCATTCCCCATTTACTTGCACATCAGCATCATGTTGTTGTTCTGTCCCGAAATCCTCTGAGGACTTTTAAGAAATTGGGGCATCAAATCCAAGTGTGTCAGGATTTAGCCGATTTTACCAACTTTGATCAATTCGCTGCCGTTATCAATCTTGCTGGTGAACCGATTGTCTCATCACGATGGAGTCAGGCCAAAAAGAATAAAATTTGCCAGAGCCGGTGGCTCATCACACAACAGCTCTGCGATAAAATTCTGGCAAGCCATCAACCCCCACATGTATTTTTAAGTGGAAGTGCAGTCGGCTTCTACGGAAATCAATACGACACTATTTTAGATGAACAGACACCACCAGAAGAAGGCGATTTTGCCAACCACGTTTGTTCAACATGGGAAACTCTCGCTTTAAAAACTCAGTCACGAACCAGGGTATGTCTTTTAAGAACCGGGTTAGTCTTAGGAAAAAACGGGGGGATGTTCAAACAACTCCTTCCAGTTTTCAAAGCTGGCATCGGGGGCCCTTTAGGTAACGGCCATCAGTACCAGCCGTGGATCCATATCCACGATATGGTTCATGCCATCGAATATATACTCAATAATCCTCAGTGCCATGGTCCTTTTAACCTGACAGCCCCCAACCCAGTCACCAACAATCAATTTTCAAAATCATTTGCCGGCAAACTGCACCGGCCATGTCTTTTCAGAATGCCGTCATTTCTTCTCAAACTCATCCTTGGTGAAATGAGCGAATTACTTCTGGGCGGTCAGCGTGCGATTCCGGACAAACTTAACAAACATGGATTTCATTTTATGTTCAAACACATTGATGAAGCACTTGATGACCTCCTGAAAAAATAA
- the yajC gene encoding Sec translocon accessory complex subunit YajC — MSFLSFFITPAYAAGGSAPAGGGFELIIMMAVFAVIFYFMIFRPQSKRAKEQKNLMSSLSKGDEVLTSGGLVGRITKISDDHDYLQLSLSEDTTIVIKKDFVSAVLPKGTLKSL, encoded by the coding sequence ATGAGCTTTTTGAGCTTTTTTATTACTCCAGCTTATGCCGCAGGTGGCAGCGCACCCGCAGGTGGTGGTTTTGAATTGATTATCATGATGGCCGTATTTGCCGTTATTTTTTACTTTATGATTTTCCGCCCTCAATCAAAACGGGCTAAAGAGCAGAAAAATTTGATGTCTTCACTCTCAAAAGGAGATGAAGTTTTGACATCTGGTGGATTAGTCGGCCGTATTACTAAAATTTCAGATGATCATGATTATCTGCAATTAAGCCTGAGTGAAGATACGACTATTGTAATCAAAAAAGATTTTGTGTCAGCGGTACTCCCCAAAGGTACTCTGAAATCTCTTTAA
- the secD gene encoding Protein translocase subunit SecD produces the protein MVALVIAIGVLYALPNIYGDDPAIQITASRGHKVTLANVDEVRNYLKKEHIDTKAVSLGHDQMLIRLRHSSDQLKTRDLVKGLLGDNYIVALNLAPATPTWLKDLGGEPLKLGLDLRGGVHFLMEVDMQAAIKKARVQMLENFRSDLRDQNIRYAGARIEPKQGVVVWFRDKDTRSKAESYLSSRYRSEYQFQEQEDNGRPVLIATMTEKQLQQTRQYALQQNITIIRNRVNELGVAQPVVQRQGSDQIVVELPGIQDTARAKEILGATATLEFRMVNNNVDPQALTQGQVPPGSELYYRSNGQPIALYKQVVLTGDHIVGAKAAFDQYNQPQVNIDLDSQGGSRMAAFTRDNVGKPMATLFIEYKPTHKKDAKGKTIFKRHAEVINVATIQSRLGRSFRITGLSDPGEAKNLALLLRAGALIAPIQIVEERTIGPSLGQENIDRGIEAIAVGLIALLVFMPLYYRKFGMVANLALVCNVVMIIGIMSLIPGATLTLPGMAGIVLTVGMAVDANVLIFERIREELRDGRSPQQAIYYGYSNALSSIADSNITTLLTSIILFAVGTGAVKGFAVTLAIGIATSMFTAIIGTRALVNLLWGGKKRLSKLSV, from the coding sequence ATGGTTGCTTTAGTGATTGCCATTGGGGTTCTCTACGCACTCCCGAATATCTATGGAGATGATCCAGCTATTCAGATTACAGCGTCTCGTGGTCATAAAGTCACGTTAGCGAATGTAGATGAAGTGCGGAATTATCTTAAAAAAGAGCATATAGATACTAAGGCCGTTTCTTTAGGCCATGATCAAATGCTCATTCGTCTGCGCCACAGCAGTGACCAGTTAAAAACCAGAGATTTGGTTAAAGGCCTTTTAGGTGACAATTATATCGTTGCACTGAATTTGGCTCCGGCCACACCAACATGGCTTAAAGATTTAGGCGGTGAGCCATTAAAACTGGGGCTTGATCTTCGTGGCGGTGTTCATTTCTTAATGGAAGTGGATATGCAGGCTGCGATTAAAAAAGCTCGTGTGCAGATGCTTGAAAACTTCCGAAGCGATTTACGCGATCAAAATATCCGCTATGCGGGTGCCCGTATCGAACCTAAACAGGGTGTTGTTGTCTGGTTCCGGGATAAAGATACCCGCTCGAAAGCTGAGAGTTATCTCTCAAGCCGTTATCGCAGTGAATATCAATTTCAGGAACAAGAGGATAATGGTCGTCCTGTCTTAATTGCGACCATGACCGAAAAACAGTTACAGCAAACCCGTCAATATGCCTTGCAGCAGAACATCACGATTATTCGTAACCGTGTCAACGAGTTGGGTGTCGCTCAACCGGTCGTTCAGCGTCAGGGCTCTGATCAGATTGTTGTAGAATTACCAGGGATCCAGGACACCGCTCGTGCTAAAGAAATTTTGGGGGCAACAGCAACTCTGGAATTTCGTATGGTCAATAACAATGTTGATCCTCAGGCGTTAACTCAAGGGCAGGTCCCACCTGGGTCAGAACTATATTATCGCAGTAATGGTCAACCTATTGCGTTGTATAAACAGGTTGTTTTGACGGGTGACCATATTGTGGGGGCTAAGGCCGCTTTTGACCAGTATAACCAACCACAGGTGAATATTGATCTGGATAGTCAGGGTGGTAGCCGGATGGCTGCATTTACTCGTGACAATGTTGGCAAGCCGATGGCGACTTTATTCATTGAATATAAGCCAACTCACAAAAAGGATGCTAAAGGAAAAACGATCTTTAAACGTCATGCTGAAGTGATTAATGTCGCGACTATTCAGTCTCGTTTAGGGCGAAGTTTCCGAATAACGGGTCTGTCAGATCCAGGTGAAGCGAAAAACCTGGCATTGTTGCTGCGGGCCGGAGCATTGATTGCACCCATTCAGATTGTTGAAGAGCGCACAATTGGCCCAAGCCTAGGTCAGGAAAATATCGATCGTGGTATTGAAGCGATTGCTGTTGGTCTGATTGCTCTGCTGGTCTTTATGCCTTTGTATTATCGTAAATTCGGTATGGTGGCTAACCTGGCGCTGGTGTGTAACGTTGTCATGATTATCGGGATTATGTCGTTGATTCCCGGTGCAACGCTCACGCTTCCTGGGATGGCAGGTATTGTGTTGACGGTCGGGATGGCTGTGGATGCAAATGTACTGATTTTTGAACGTATTCGTGAAGAGTTGCGAGATGGGCGATCGCCCCAACAGGCAATTTATTATGGATATAGTAATGCGTTATCCAGTATCGCCGACTCGAATATCACCACGTTGTTAACATCGATTATTTTATTCGCTGTTGGAACAGGCGCTGTGAAAGGCTTTGCGGTGACATTGGCTATCGGGATTGCAACGTCAATGTTTACGGCAATTATCGGTACGCGTGCACTTGTTAATTTACTCTGGGGTGGTAAAAAACGCCTCAGTAAACTGTCGGTTTAG
- the queA gene encoding S-adenosylmethionine:tRNA ribosyltransferase-isomerase, which translates to MRVADFTFNLPEELIARYPSDERRNCRLLNLDGNSGQIEHLHFPQITGLVRPGDLLVFNNTRVIPARLYGQKESGGKIEILIERILDEHRVLAHLRASKPPRPETRLRFADAFDATMLARHESLFELRFDDDRPVLELLETFGHIPLPPYIDRPDEASDKERYQTVYSRYPGAVAAPTAGLHFDEALIQELQDNGIETAFVTLHVGAGTFQPVRVDKVEDHHMHSEYAIVSQSVVDKILETKQRGGRVIAVGTTSVRSLESAAKACSDGLIAPFINETDIFIYPGYQFEIIDAMITNFHLPESTLLMLVSAFAGKDHILEAYHQAVEGRYQFFSYGDAMFITRQSS; encoded by the coding sequence ATGCGTGTCGCTGATTTCACCTTTAATTTACCTGAAGAACTCATTGCCCGTTATCCGTCAGATGAGCGTCGGAACTGCCGTTTGTTAAACTTAGACGGCAATAGTGGCCAAATTGAGCACCTTCATTTCCCTCAGATTACGGGGTTAGTACGTCCCGGAGATCTGCTTGTCTTTAATAATACCCGGGTTATACCGGCCCGTCTCTACGGGCAGAAGGAATCGGGTGGGAAAATTGAGATTTTAATTGAACGTATTTTAGATGAGCATCGGGTTTTAGCACACCTTCGTGCATCGAAACCTCCTCGCCCTGAAACTCGATTACGCTTTGCCGATGCATTTGATGCAACGATGCTTGCCCGTCATGAAAGTTTGTTTGAATTACGCTTTGATGATGATCGTCCCGTTTTGGAACTTCTTGAGACATTCGGTCATATTCCTCTTCCTCCATACATTGACCGCCCGGATGAAGCATCTGATAAAGAACGTTACCAAACGGTCTACAGCCGTTATCCTGGCGCTGTGGCAGCCCCTACAGCAGGGTTGCACTTTGATGAAGCGTTAATTCAGGAACTACAGGATAATGGTATTGAAACCGCTTTTGTGACATTGCATGTTGGGGCGGGCACCTTCCAACCAGTCAGGGTTGATAAGGTTGAAGATCACCATATGCATAGTGAATATGCCATTGTGTCGCAGTCTGTTGTTGATAAAATACTGGAGACAAAACAAAGAGGTGGACGGGTTATTGCTGTTGGGACGACATCGGTGCGTTCTTTAGAGAGTGCTGCTAAAGCATGCTCTGATGGATTGATTGCTCCATTTATCAATGAAACAGATATTTTTATTTATCCTGGATATCAATTTGAGATAATTGATGCCATGATCACTAATTTCCACTTGCCTGAATCAACTTTACTGATGTTGGTCAGTGCTTTTGCAGGAAAAGACCATATATTGGAAGCTTACCATCAAGCGGTTGAAGGGCGTTATCAGTTCTTCAGTTATGGTGATGCTATGTTTATTACACGTCAGAGTTCTTAA